The Pseudomonas berkeleyensis genome includes a region encoding these proteins:
- a CDS encoding DUF1294 domain-containing protein, with product MIGHERKGRLKSWNDDKGFGFIAADSGGADVFAHISAMRGERRPVPGDQVLYVEARDEKGRLRAEHLRLAGEISLDRPAIRRKPKPVAAPQPRKAPSKASRTSAGNTDSAGPIRNFGGKILLLIALCLLPLLGAQKLLVAGVVWVLPLYMFASVVSFMQYWLDKHSAQKGRRRISENSLHLVELAGGWPGALMAQQVFRHKTRKASYQALFWLIVAAHQLFWIDLLLLDGAYIARHIPLFVQ from the coding sequence GTGATTGGCCATGAGCGCAAAGGGCGACTGAAAAGCTGGAACGATGACAAAGGCTTTGGTTTCATCGCAGCGGACTCGGGCGGCGCGGATGTATTCGCGCATATCTCGGCCATGCGCGGTGAGCGGCGGCCTGTGCCAGGTGACCAGGTGCTGTATGTGGAAGCCCGGGACGAGAAGGGCCGGCTGCGTGCCGAGCACCTGCGCCTGGCCGGCGAAATAAGCCTGGATCGTCCAGCCATTCGGCGCAAACCCAAGCCTGTTGCAGCGCCACAGCCACGCAAGGCACCGAGCAAAGCGTCCAGAACATCTGCCGGCAATACCGACTCAGCCGGGCCTATTCGCAACTTCGGCGGCAAGATCCTGCTGTTGATCGCGTTGTGCCTGCTGCCCCTGCTGGGCGCACAGAAACTGCTGGTAGCGGGCGTCGTTTGGGTGTTGCCGCTGTACATGTTCGCCAGCGTGGTGAGCTTCATGCAGTACTGGTTGGACAAACACAGTGCGCAGAAGGGCAGGCGGCGGATATCGGAAAACTCCCTGCACCTGGTCGAGTTGGCTGGCGGTTGGCCGGGTGCGCTGATGGCTCAACAGGTCTTTCGCCACAAGACGCGCAAGGCGTCCTACCAGGCTTTGTTCTGGCTGATCGTCGCGGCGCACCAGTTGTTCTGGATCGACCTGTTGCTGCTCGACGGCGCCTATATCGCCCGGCACATTCCGTTATTCGTCCAGTAG
- a CDS encoding MmcQ/YjbR family DNA-binding protein: protein MTPDQIAAFCLALPGAREDLKWGSNRVFSVAGNKMFAILDFLGEDLAFKVDDDLFLGHVDRPGIRPAPYLARARWVSMSARRLPLGDDELRQLLTRSHQLVVRRLPKRLQPGLLLDE from the coding sequence ATGACACCGGATCAGATCGCCGCCTTTTGCCTCGCCCTGCCGGGTGCCCGCGAAGATCTCAAATGGGGCAGCAACCGGGTGTTTTCGGTGGCGGGCAACAAGATGTTCGCCATCCTCGATTTTCTCGGTGAGGATCTGGCATTCAAGGTCGATGACGATCTGTTCCTCGGCCATGTCGATCGCCCCGGCATTCGCCCTGCCCCTTACCTCGCGCGTGCCCGCTGGGTCAGCATGAGCGCACGCCGTTTGCCGCTCGGCGACGACGAACTACGCCAGTTGCTTACCCGCTCGCATCAGCTGGTGGTGCGCCGGTTACCCAAACGCCTGCAACCCGGGCTGCTACTGGACGAATAA
- a CDS encoding aminoglycoside adenylyltransferase family protein: MNAQINAAIALLQQHLGDDLLAVHLYGSAVAGGLKPGSDLDLLVMVGTPLSDAVRQRLMRALLNISAWPATEQLRPLEVTVLNRNALLPWRYPAEREMQFGEWLRDDLNAGRIEPAMTDHDLAILISKARQHSICLFGPTATELYEPVPEADLLRALHDTVAQWNQPDDWLGDECTVVLALARIWLTLSTGEIAAKDVAADWLLERLPAEHRPVLQTARNIYLGTGADDLGQHPRALADFIGYAHLQIERLRTS, translated from the coding sequence ATGAATGCACAGATCAACGCTGCCATCGCCCTTCTGCAGCAGCACCTGGGCGATGACCTGCTGGCCGTGCACCTCTATGGCTCGGCCGTGGCCGGTGGCCTCAAGCCTGGCAGTGATCTCGACCTGCTGGTAATGGTTGGTACGCCGCTGAGCGATGCCGTGCGCCAACGCCTGATGCGGGCATTACTGAACATTTCCGCCTGGCCAGCCACCGAGCAGCTGCGGCCGTTGGAAGTTACGGTGCTGAATCGAAACGCCTTACTGCCCTGGCGCTACCCTGCGGAGCGCGAGATGCAATTCGGTGAATGGCTGCGCGACGATCTGAACGCAGGCCGCATAGAGCCAGCCATGACCGACCACGACCTGGCGATTCTCATCAGCAAGGCCCGCCAACACAGCATCTGTCTGTTCGGCCCAACGGCAACAGAGTTGTACGAACCGGTGCCCGAAGCCGATCTGCTCCGTGCACTGCACGATACCGTCGCACAATGGAATCAACCGGACGATTGGCTGGGGGATGAGTGCACCGTGGTACTGGCCCTGGCCCGCATCTGGCTGACACTGAGCACTGGCGAGATCGCGGCCAAGGATGTAGCAGCCGATTGGCTACTGGAGCGCCTGCCCGCTGAGCATCGACCTGTGCTGCAAACTGCGCGGAACATCTACCTGGGCACGGGCGCAGATGATCTGGGCCAGCATCCGCGGGCACTGGCAGACTTCATCGGCTACGCACACCTGCAGATCGAACGGCTACGCACGAGTTAA
- a CDS encoding helix-turn-helix domain-containing protein — MNARLSPRPTTVATAGLQLRQLRRQASLSQLDLALLTGVSQRHLSCIETGRAKPSPATLHALLMALEAPLEQCNSVFLAAGYAPRYGASPLNSPSLEAIRGAIGHVLQANNPAPAIVLGSQWQVLAANASTAALFGLLGLPVDAADELNLLVTLLQPGGLGDYLLNAEEIRTVAWQRASREALENPELATLLASLPTPSGPALLSNEFPPLVMTRIDSPEGELSFLSTFTTFGMPLDITVASLRIEHLIPADPLTWQVMTRAYERSLVTPS, encoded by the coding sequence ATGAATGCCCGCCTGTCGCCTCGCCCCACCACCGTCGCCACGGCCGGACTGCAACTGCGTCAGCTACGCCGCCAGGCCAGCCTCAGCCAACTCGACCTGGCATTGCTTACCGGCGTTTCCCAGCGTCATCTCAGCTGCATCGAAACCGGTCGCGCCAAACCAAGCCCCGCTACCCTGCATGCCCTGTTGATGGCACTGGAGGCGCCGCTGGAACAATGCAACAGCGTGTTCCTGGCTGCCGGTTATGCGCCGCGGTATGGTGCGTCGCCGCTCAACTCTCCCTCGCTGGAGGCCATTCGTGGCGCCATCGGCCATGTCCTGCAGGCCAACAACCCGGCTCCGGCGATCGTGCTGGGCAGCCAGTGGCAGGTACTGGCTGCCAACGCCAGCACTGCCGCGCTATTCGGGCTGCTGGGACTGCCGGTGGATGCTGCCGATGAGCTGAATTTGCTGGTCACCCTATTGCAGCCGGGAGGCCTCGGCGACTATCTGCTCAATGCCGAAGAAATCCGTACCGTCGCCTGGCAACGCGCCTCCCGCGAAGCGCTGGAAAATCCGGAGTTGGCCACGCTGCTGGCCAGCCTGCCGACACCATCCGGGCCGGCGTTGCTGAGCAACGAATTCCCACCACTGGTGATGACGCGCATCGACTCGCCTGAAGGGGAGCTGAGTTTTCTCTCCACCTTCACCACCTTCGGCATGCCGCTGGACATCACCGTGGCCTCGCTGCGCATCGAACACCTGATCCCGGCCGACCCACTCACCTGGCAGGTCATGACCAGGGCCTATGAACGTTCGCTGGTAACCCCGTCATGA
- a CDS encoding DUF2834 domain-containing protein, translating into MNKPYLALVALLVFSAYTAWSMAIAEQSLIAFGLELMSRPDTAQVVIDLYLLGSMACIWMYRDARAKGRSLFSILPYLLLTAVFVSIGPLLYLVVEGFCRERLSETRA; encoded by the coding sequence ATGAACAAGCCTTACCTCGCCCTCGTCGCCTTGCTGGTATTTTCTGCCTATACCGCCTGGAGCATGGCGATTGCCGAGCAGTCGCTGATAGCCTTCGGCCTGGAGCTGATGTCCCGCCCCGATACGGCGCAAGTGGTCATCGACCTCTATCTGCTCGGTAGCATGGCCTGTATCTGGATGTACCGGGATGCCCGCGCGAAGGGGCGTTCGCTGTTCTCGATCCTGCCGTACCTGCTGCTTACCGCCGTCTTCGTCTCGATTGGCCCGCTGTTGTATCTCGTGGTCGAAGGTTTCTGCCGCGAGCGACTGAGCGAGACGCGGGCGTGA
- a CDS encoding MAPEG family protein: MSDLLHLYSLCVLALFLKMLAISCYQGYFRLRYRAFANLEDATFFGRAVHAQDMPQVQRAAKAWANDLENIPLFFMLGALAVALQTPIETTSVAFATFTGARIAHTLMYLGGWQPWRTLSYFVALACLLVLAVLIGIALL, from the coding sequence GTGAGCGATCTCTTGCATCTCTACAGCCTGTGCGTGCTGGCGCTTTTTCTGAAGATGCTGGCGATCTCCTGCTACCAGGGATATTTCCGCCTCAGGTATCGGGCGTTCGCTAACCTCGAGGACGCCACCTTCTTCGGCCGCGCGGTACACGCGCAGGACATGCCGCAAGTACAGCGGGCAGCCAAGGCCTGGGCGAACGATCTGGAGAACATTCCCTTGTTCTTCATGCTCGGCGCTCTTGCCGTGGCGTTGCAGACACCGATTGAAACGACCAGCGTGGCATTCGCCACTTTCACGGGCGCACGTATCGCGCATACGCTGATGTACCTGGGCGGCTGGCAGCCCTGGCGCACGCTTTCATATTTCGTGGCGTTGGCCTGCCTCCTCGTTCTGGCCGTATTGATTGGCATTGCCTTGCTGTGA
- a CDS encoding sensor domain-containing diguanylate cyclase, which produces MNAHHRLRLSSWLLLGLLLLSLSTWADSRQLDIAQPSQQPLSLTTHVGILEDASRTLTLEDVRSAEMAGRFRYEQASSASFALGFTRSAYWFRLEVGNSSAEAVTHLLVVENPRISIVDAHIPDEQGGYRAWYTGADRPQTAKAYDNRNFVFALSLPAHSQQVVYLRVESSIGLLVPLQLWSVDAFHAYEREDYMARAGYMGIAIAMILFNLMLFIALRERIYLLYVTFVLCAVCALTIKNGMAPDWTLAGLPLNSNVAYYSAASLALSGMLLFMRSMLQTARLLPQVDRGLLALIALYLISPLIYAAALPQVSRVAILVYLLTAFVMMGVGLACAIKRQRSAYFFLAAFGLLILGGATTTLRALGILPTNAFTEDGLQIGSSLEMLLLAFALADRINVMRRDKLQAQAALLQTQEQLVETLQRSERELEHRVAERTEELQALNSRLETLSLTDALTGIANRRHFDEVLEKEWKRAQRLSEPLALAVLDVDWFKAYNDHYGHPAGDSCLQQVARTLVSLSRSTDLVARYGGEEFVFLAPATSLDGARHLAEKLVQAVEALALSHAGSPLRCVSISVGVAAMCPGLDDLPQTLLQQADAALYRAKSQGRNRVEHG; this is translated from the coding sequence ATGAACGCCCATCACCGTCTTCGGCTCTCTTCCTGGCTTTTGCTGGGCCTGTTGCTGCTTTCATTGTCGACATGGGCCGATAGTCGCCAACTCGATATCGCACAACCGAGTCAGCAACCTCTGTCGTTGACGACCCATGTCGGAATACTGGAAGACGCCTCGCGGACGTTGACGCTGGAAGATGTCCGCTCCGCCGAAATGGCCGGGCGATTTCGTTATGAACAGGCCAGCAGCGCGTCTTTCGCCCTGGGCTTTACCCGTTCGGCCTACTGGTTTCGCCTGGAAGTCGGCAATTCCAGTGCTGAGGCCGTGACCCATTTGCTGGTAGTGGAAAACCCGCGAATCTCCATCGTCGATGCGCATATCCCGGACGAGCAGGGCGGTTATCGTGCCTGGTACACCGGTGCTGATCGGCCACAGACGGCCAAGGCCTATGACAACCGCAACTTCGTCTTTGCGCTGAGCCTGCCGGCACATTCACAGCAGGTCGTGTACCTGCGGGTCGAGTCGAGCATCGGCCTGCTGGTGCCGCTGCAGCTCTGGTCGGTCGATGCCTTCCATGCCTATGAGCGCGAGGACTACATGGCGCGCGCCGGTTACATGGGCATCGCCATCGCGATGATTCTGTTCAATCTGATGTTGTTCATTGCCCTGCGCGAGCGCATCTACCTGCTCTATGTGACCTTCGTGCTATGCGCCGTCTGCGCCTTGACGATCAAGAACGGCATGGCGCCGGACTGGACGCTGGCCGGCCTGCCGCTTAACTCCAACGTCGCCTACTACTCGGCGGCTTCGCTGGCGTTGAGCGGGATGTTGCTGTTCATGCGCAGCATGTTGCAGACCGCGCGCCTGTTGCCGCAGGTCGACCGTGGTTTACTGGCGCTGATCGCCCTGTACCTGATTTCCCCACTCATTTACGCCGCTGCACTGCCGCAGGTGTCACGCGTGGCCATCCTGGTCTATCTGCTGACCGCCTTCGTGATGATGGGCGTCGGTCTGGCCTGTGCCATCAAGCGGCAACGCAGTGCCTACTTCTTCCTGGCAGCCTTCGGCCTGCTGATTCTTGGTGGTGCCACCACCACCTTGCGGGCGCTGGGCATCCTGCCGACCAACGCGTTCACGGAAGACGGCCTGCAGATCGGCTCATCGCTGGAAATGCTGTTGCTGGCCTTCGCCCTGGCCGACCGGATAAACGTCATGCGCCGGGACAAGTTGCAGGCGCAGGCCGCGTTGTTGCAGACCCAGGAGCAACTGGTGGAGACGTTGCAGCGCTCCGAACGTGAGCTGGAGCATCGCGTGGCCGAGCGTACCGAAGAACTGCAGGCGCTCAATAGCCGCCTGGAGACCCTGAGCCTGACCGATGCCCTGACCGGGATTGCCAACCGTCGTCACTTCGACGAGGTGCTGGAGAAGGAATGGAAACGCGCCCAGCGTCTCAGCGAGCCACTGGCCCTGGCGGTATTGGACGTGGACTGGTTCAAGGCCTACAACGACCACTATGGCCATCCGGCAGGTGACAGTTGTCTGCAACAGGTTGCCCGTACCCTTGTCAGCCTCAGCCGTTCCACCGACCTGGTAGCGCGCTACGGCGGTGAGGAATTCGTTTTCCTGGCGCCAGCCACCAGCCTTGACGGCGCCCGACATCTGGCGGAAAAACTGGTGCAGGCAGTGGAGGCGCTGGCCTTGTCACACGCCGGCTCACCGCTGAGGTGCGTCAGTATCAGCGTGGGTGTGGCGGCCATGTGTCCAGGGCTCGACGACTTGCCGCAGACACTTCTGCAACAGGCTGACGCCGCCCTGTATCGCGCCAAGTCGCAGGGGCGCAATCGGGTCGAACACGGTTAA
- a CDS encoding efflux transporter outer membrane subunit gives MKAFAPALLTLALSACAVGPDYRAPSTEPARIAALEAADYDRSRFEATWWQQFDDPTLNQLVQRSLQDNRELHVAFNRLRAARAIRDDVANDRFPTVTSRTSGEFGKAQQPPTSEQRIRQERYDLGLDMAWEVDLFGRIQRQLEASEARIELAEADYYQLQVSLIAELVDAYGTLRGAQLRESIARENLKNQQDSRAITEQLRDAGVGSELDVLRADARLAATEASLPQLQAQQVRAQNRIATLLGQRPEQLQVDLTPKPLPVIAKALPIGNPAELLRRRPDIQAAERQLAAATAEVGVATADLFPRVSLSGFLGFTAGRGSQLGASAARAWGVAPSISWAAFDLGSVRARLRGAEAEADGALSQYEQQVLLALEESENAFSDYAKRQQRLVALVRQAEASRAAAEQAAIRYREGTVDFLVLLDAERERLSAEDAQASAEVELYSGIVAIYKALGGGWQPQA, from the coding sequence ATGAAAGCCTTTGCCCCCGCCCTCCTGACCCTGGCGCTGTCGGCTTGCGCCGTCGGTCCGGACTACCGAGCGCCCAGCACCGAACCAGCACGCATTGCCGCGCTGGAAGCGGCCGATTACGACCGCAGCCGGTTTGAGGCCACCTGGTGGCAGCAGTTCGACGACCCGACGCTGAACCAGCTGGTGCAGCGTTCGCTGCAGGACAACCGCGAACTGCACGTGGCCTTCAACCGCCTGCGTGCAGCGCGGGCGATCCGCGATGACGTGGCCAATGACCGTTTCCCCACCGTCACCAGCCGCACCAGTGGTGAATTCGGCAAGGCCCAACAACCGCCAACCAGCGAGCAGCGCATCCGCCAGGAACGCTACGACCTGGGCCTGGACATGGCCTGGGAAGTGGATCTGTTCGGCCGCATCCAGCGCCAACTGGAAGCCAGCGAAGCGCGTATCGAGCTGGCCGAGGCCGACTACTACCAGCTGCAAGTCAGCCTGATCGCCGAACTGGTCGATGCCTATGGCACGCTGCGTGGCGCGCAACTGCGCGAAAGCATTGCTCGCGAGAACCTGAAGAATCAGCAGGACTCGCGCGCCATCACCGAGCAACTGCGTGACGCCGGTGTCGGTAGCGAACTGGACGTGTTGCGTGCCGATGCGCGCCTGGCTGCCACTGAAGCCAGCCTGCCGCAACTGCAGGCGCAGCAGGTACGGGCGCAGAACCGCATCGCCACCCTGCTCGGCCAACGTCCGGAACAACTTCAAGTCGACCTGACGCCCAAACCTCTGCCGGTGATTGCCAAGGCGTTGCCGATTGGCAACCCAGCCGAATTGCTGCGCCGTCGCCCTGATATACAGGCGGCCGAGCGTCAGTTGGCAGCGGCCACCGCTGAAGTCGGTGTCGCCACTGCGGATCTGTTCCCGCGCGTTAGCCTGTCCGGTTTCCTGGGTTTCACCGCTGGCCGCGGCTCGCAGCTGGGCGCATCGGCGGCTCGAGCCTGGGGCGTCGCACCCAGCATCAGCTGGGCGGCATTCGACCTGGGCAGCGTGCGAGCGCGCCTGCGTGGCGCCGAAGCCGAGGCCGATGGCGCCCTGTCGCAGTATGAGCAGCAGGTACTGCTGGCTCTGGAAGAGTCGGAGAACGCCTTCAGCGACTATGCCAAGCGTCAGCAACGCCTGGTTGCGCTGGTACGCCAGGCTGAAGCCAGTCGCGCAGCGGCCGAGCAGGCAGCGATTCGTTACCGTGAAGGTACGGTGGACTTCCTCGTGTTGCTGGATGCCGAGCGCGAGCGCCTTTCTGCCGAAGATGCCCAGGCCTCGGCCGAGGTGGAGCTGTACAGCGGCATCGTCGCGATCTACAAGGCGCTTGGCGGTGGTTGGCAACCGCAGGCCTGA
- a CDS encoding efflux RND transporter permease subunit, with protein MNFSQFFIQRPIFAAVLSLLILIGGAISLFQLPISEYPEVVPPTVVVRADFPGANPKVIGETVASPLEQAIVGVEGMLYMSSQSTIDGRLTLTVTFALGTDLDNAQVQVQNRVTRTMPTLPTEVQRLGVTVDKASPDLTMVVHLTSPDQRYDMLYLSNYAALNVKDELARLDGVGDVQLFGMGNYSLRVWLDPNKVASRGLTATDVVNAIREQNRQVAAGALGAPPSDAGNSFQLSINTQGRLVSEEEFENIIIRVGDNGEITRLRDIARVELGSNQYALRSLLNNQPAVAIPVFQRPGSNAIEISDSVRERMAELKQSFPQGMDYEIVYDPTIFVRGSIEAVVHTLLEAIVLVVLVVILFLQTWRASIIPLVAVPVSLIGTFAVMHLLGFSLNALSLFGLVLAIGIVVDDAIVVVENVERNIALGKSPLDATRQAMKEVTGPIVATALVLCAVFIPTAFISGLTGQFYQQFALTIAISTVISALNSLTLSPALSAILLKDHHAPKDRFSRVLDKLFGGWLFGPFNRMFERASNGYVGTVRRVLRGSSIAMLVYGGLLVLGYLGFASTPTGFVPQQDKQYLVAFAQLPDAATLDRTEAVIKRMSEIAGKHPGVENTVSFPGLSINGFTNSPNSGIVFTPLKPFDERTDPSMGANAIAAELNAQFADIQDAYIAIFPPPPVQGLGTIGGFRLQIQDRGNLGYDELYVQTQNILNKARQLPELNPMSVFTSYQVNVPQVDAAIDREKAKTHGVAISDIFDTLQVYLGSLYANDFNRFGRTYQVNVQADQQFRLEPEQIGQLKVRNNRGEMVPLSTFVKVDDSAGPDRVMHYNGFLTAEINGAAAPGYSSGQAEAAIAKLLEEELPIGMTFEWTDLTYQQILAGNTAIFIFPLCVLLAFLVLAAQYESWSLPLAVILIVPTVLLAAITGVILSGIDNNIFTQIGLIVLVGLACKNAILLVEFAKDKQEEGLDRVAAVLEACRLRLRPILMTSIAFIMGVVPLVLSTGAGAEMRHAMGVAVFSGMIGVTFFGLLLTPVFYVLIRAFVEKREARKAARLQESHA; from the coding sequence ATGAATTTCTCGCAATTCTTCATCCAGCGGCCGATCTTCGCCGCGGTGCTATCGCTGCTGATCCTGATCGGCGGCGCCATCTCGCTGTTCCAGCTGCCCATCAGCGAATACCCGGAAGTGGTACCGCCGACCGTGGTGGTACGTGCCGACTTCCCCGGCGCCAACCCCAAGGTGATCGGTGAAACCGTCGCCTCGCCGCTGGAGCAGGCCATCGTCGGCGTCGAAGGCATGCTCTACATGTCGTCGCAGTCGACCATCGACGGCCGCCTGACCCTGACCGTGACCTTCGCCCTCGGCACCGACCTGGACAACGCCCAGGTGCAGGTGCAGAACCGCGTCACCCGCACCATGCCGACCCTGCCCACCGAGGTGCAGCGTCTCGGCGTGACCGTGGACAAGGCCTCCCCCGACCTGACCATGGTGGTGCACCTGACCTCGCCGGATCAGCGCTACGACATGCTTTACCTGTCCAACTACGCCGCGCTCAACGTCAAGGACGAGCTGGCGCGTCTGGACGGCGTCGGCGACGTGCAACTGTTCGGCATGGGTAACTACTCGCTGCGTGTCTGGCTCGACCCGAACAAGGTGGCCTCGCGCGGGCTGACCGCGACCGATGTGGTCAATGCCATTCGCGAGCAGAACCGCCAGGTCGCCGCCGGTGCCCTCGGTGCGCCGCCTTCGGATGCGGGCAACAGCTTCCAGCTGTCGATCAACACCCAGGGCCGCCTGGTCTCCGAGGAAGAGTTCGAGAACATCATCATCCGTGTCGGCGACAACGGCGAGATCACCCGCCTGCGCGATATCGCTCGCGTCGAGCTGGGCTCCAACCAGTACGCCCTGCGCTCGTTGCTGAACAACCAGCCGGCCGTGGCCATCCCGGTATTTCAGCGCCCAGGCTCCAACGCCATCGAAATCTCCGACTCGGTGCGCGAGCGCATGGCCGAGTTGAAACAGAGCTTCCCGCAGGGCATGGACTACGAGATCGTCTATGACCCGACCATCTTCGTACGCGGCTCCATCGAGGCAGTGGTGCACACCCTGCTCGAAGCCATCGTGCTGGTGGTATTGGTGGTGATCCTGTTCCTGCAGACCTGGCGCGCCTCGATCATCCCGCTGGTGGCCGTACCGGTCTCGCTGATCGGCACCTTCGCGGTCATGCACCTGCTCGGTTTCTCGCTCAACGCCCTGTCGCTGTTCGGCCTGGTACTGGCCATCGGTATCGTGGTGGACGACGCCATCGTCGTGGTGGAGAACGTCGAGCGCAATATCGCCCTGGGCAAGTCGCCGCTCGACGCCACGCGTCAGGCCATGAAGGAAGTGACCGGCCCCATCGTCGCCACCGCCCTGGTGCTGTGCGCCGTGTTCATCCCGACCGCGTTCATCTCCGGCCTCACCGGGCAGTTCTACCAGCAGTTCGCGCTGACCATCGCCATCTCTACGGTGATCTCGGCCCTCAACTCGCTGACCCTGTCGCCTGCGCTGTCGGCCATCCTGCTCAAGGATCACCACGCGCCGAAAGACCGCTTCTCGCGTGTGCTCGACAAACTGTTCGGTGGCTGGCTGTTCGGCCCGTTCAACCGCATGTTCGAGCGTGCCAGTAATGGTTATGTCGGTACCGTTCGCCGTGTACTGCGTGGCAGCAGCATCGCCATGCTGGTCTACGGTGGCCTGCTGGTGCTCGGTTACCTGGGCTTCGCCAGCACCCCGACCGGTTTCGTGCCGCAACAGGACAAGCAGTACCTGGTGGCCTTCGCCCAACTGCCGGATGCCGCGACGCTGGATCGCACCGAAGCCGTGATCAAGCGCATGAGCGAAATCGCCGGCAAGCACCCGGGCGTGGAGAACACCGTGTCCTTCCCCGGCCTGTCGATCAACGGTTTCACCAACAGCCCGAACAGCGGCATCGTCTTCACGCCGCTGAAACCGTTCGATGAGCGCACCGATCCGTCGATGGGCGCCAATGCCATCGCCGCCGAGCTCAACGCGCAGTTCGCCGATATTCAGGATGCCTACATCGCCATCTTCCCGCCGCCACCGGTACAGGGGCTGGGCACCATTGGTGGCTTCCGCCTGCAGATTCAGGATCGTGGCAACCTGGGTTACGACGAGCTGTATGTGCAGACTCAGAACATCCTCAACAAGGCCCGCCAGTTGCCGGAATTGAACCCGATGTCGGTGTTCACCAGTTACCAGGTCAACGTGCCGCAGGTCGATGCCGCCATCGACCGGGAAAAGGCCAAGACCCACGGCGTGGCCATCAGCGACATCTTCGACACCCTGCAGGTGTACCTGGGCTCGCTGTATGCCAACGACTTCAACCGCTTCGGCCGTACCTACCAGGTCAACGTCCAGGCCGATCAGCAGTTCCGCCTGGAACCGGAGCAGATCGGTCAGCTCAAGGTGCGTAACAACCGTGGGGAAATGGTGCCGCTGTCGACCTTCGTCAAGGTCGATGACAGCGCAGGTCCGGATCGGGTGATGCACTACAACGGCTTCCTCACCGCCGAGATCAACGGTGCCGCCGCCCCGGGCTACAGCTCCGGCCAGGCCGAGGCTGCCATCGCCAAACTGCTGGAAGAGGAACTGCCGATCGGCATGACCTTCGAGTGGACCGATCTGACCTATCAGCAGATCCTGGCCGGCAATACCGCGATCTTCATCTTCCCACTCTGCGTGCTGCTGGCGTTCCTGGTGCTGGCTGCCCAGTACGAAAGCTGGAGCCTGCCGCTGGCGGTGATTCTGATCGTGCCGACCGTGCTGCTCGCCGCCATCACCGGAGTGATCCTGTCCGGTATCGACAACAACATCTTCACCCAGATCGGCCTGATTGTACTGGTGGGCCTGGCGTGCAAGAACGCCATCCTGCTGGTGGAGTTCGCCAAGGACAAACAGGAGGAAGGACTGGATCGCGTCGCCGCCGTGCTGGAAGCCTGCCGCCTGCGTCTGCGCCCGATTCTGATGACCTCGATCGCCTTCATCATGGGTGTGGTGCCGCTGGTGCTGTCCACCGGTGCCGGTGCCGAGATGCGCCATGCCATGGGCGTGGCGGTGTTCAGTGGGATGATCGGCGTGACCTTCTTCGGCCTGCTGCTGACCCCGGTGTTCTATGTACTGATCCGCGCCTTCGTCGAGAAACGCGAAGCGCGCAAAGCCGCCCGTCTGCAGGAGTCGCATGCATGA